In one window of Leptospira sp. GIMC2001 DNA:
- a CDS encoding response regulator — protein sequence MVIEKDPDSYSELENFFQGNRFRVIITTFSLRMLEYIKSANPDLILIGLSLQNNSEFDLIINLRKDPLTENIPLIAMIPRKDENFVFNYKILGFQDYIVKPFQKEQIISRVNETIQEYKGVRRNKSDVSNSHINVVSLGFQSTIYLKSSLSIYVASEISDILNKAILQKLKDDTICIDIRGLFDLQLKEIAILQRIILLFPGRPVGIVAGRYFGLLLESGNFEQVVQVFMTPEEYQASIEK from the coding sequence ATGGTCATTGAAAAAGATCCAGATTCTTATTCGGAGCTTGAAAATTTTTTTCAAGGCAATAGGTTTCGAGTAATTATTACAACCTTTAGTTTACGAATGCTTGAATATATTAAATCAGCAAATCCAGATCTAATTCTCATTGGACTCAGTTTACAAAATAATTCAGAATTCGATTTAATTATAAATTTAAGGAAAGATCCTCTGACAGAGAATATTCCTTTGATTGCAATGATTCCAAGAAAAGATGAGAACTTTGTATTCAATTATAAAATACTAGGTTTTCAAGATTACATAGTGAAACCTTTTCAAAAAGAACAAATAATTTCAAGAGTAAATGAAACTATTCAAGAATACAAAGGTGTTCGTAGGAATAAATCAGATGTTTCTAATTCTCATATCAACGTAGTGAGTTTAGGTTTTCAAAGTACGATCTACTTGAAGTCATCTCTTTCTATATACGTCGCATCAGAAATTTCAGACATTTTGAACAAAGCGATCCTACAAAAATTAAAGGATGATACAATCTGTATTGATATTAGAGGACTTTTTGATTTGCAGTTAAAAGAAATTGCTATTTTACAAAGGATAATTCTGTTGTTTCCAGGCAGACCCGTAGGAATTGTAGCAGGTAGATACTTTGGTTTACTATTAGAATCAGGAAATTTTGAACAAGTTGTACAAGTGTTCATGACTCCAGAAGAATACCAAGCATCAATTGAGAAATAG
- a CDS encoding metal-sensitive transcriptional regulator has product MVTKKEMDKSDLINRLNRIQGQIEALKKVVNDPEAECMKAMQLLKAANNALKKFGESYVSRHLDECLRSKNSIQEMESDLKNVISASFFL; this is encoded by the coding sequence ATGGTCACCAAAAAAGAAATGGATAAGAGCGATCTTATCAATCGATTGAATCGGATTCAGGGTCAAATTGAAGCTCTAAAGAAAGTTGTGAATGACCCGGAGGCGGAATGTATGAAAGCTATGCAGCTATTGAAAGCAGCAAATAATGCACTCAAAAAGTTTGGTGAATCTTATGTCTCAAGGCATCTAGATGAGTGCCTTCGCTCAAAGAATTCTATTCAAGAAATGGAATCAGATTTGAAAAATGTCATTAGCGCTAGTTTCTTTTTATAA
- a CDS encoding methyl-accepting chemotaxis protein: MNLNHKIRSRILLEFSLFLTFIAIIFLSFIYYYEKARFLESYEVLGFTHSYEFNKVANNFSDSFKQISKNPDILKSNEDLIKIQNHIDLLPNAYEIIQQTYITDGNPVEKEGKTFYPIYIANQNLYNKDVVPGMLYEADEIFKGGVETAKSGVTAVTAEYSDEFGDWISILYPIKNTSGETLAVYGIDIHLDKMKSELINYFLKIGLFGLISLLFVNVIVYFRMKLIFEPIRKLVFLAQEISKGNSNVKFDYNQENEVGKVYRAIEDMVIKLRSLMERMKKAAKLMTETGGTLLQSSSESIEMSKSISESAKQLNHVVEGQISSLQESKLAMEEVSVALHRISVVSAEVNDAASRSYEAAERGESHLSSVILGMNDIKSSIEHSGSIAQELGKSSQEIGKIVDTITQIASQTNLLALNAAIEAARAGEQGKGFAVVADEVSKLADQSTVSAKRIQVMISDIRGKIENLTISMKETESSMGIGTKSIYDAEANFHDIVELAKNVSEQISDVSASVEEISASSDQVISSMTQNLRISQDSSKSSLNVMESSEMQSIAMLQIENKAKNLDEFSKSLEQIVADLNR; the protein is encoded by the coding sequence ATGAATCTGAATCATAAGATACGATCAAGGATCCTACTCGAATTTAGCCTTTTTCTGACTTTCATTGCAATTATTTTCTTATCCTTTATATACTATTATGAAAAAGCAAGATTCTTAGAATCCTATGAAGTTTTAGGATTCACACATAGCTATGAATTCAATAAAGTCGCAAATAATTTTTCAGATTCGTTCAAACAAATTTCCAAAAATCCAGATATTTTGAAATCCAATGAAGATTTGATTAAAATTCAAAATCATATCGACCTTTTACCAAACGCATATGAAATCATTCAACAAACATACATTACAGATGGAAATCCTGTAGAGAAAGAAGGTAAAACTTTTTATCCGATTTATATCGCGAATCAAAATCTATACAATAAAGATGTCGTCCCAGGAATGTTATATGAAGCAGACGAAATATTCAAAGGTGGTGTCGAAACTGCAAAATCGGGTGTGACCGCGGTTACGGCGGAGTATTCAGATGAATTTGGCGATTGGATTTCAATATTGTATCCAATTAAAAATACCTCTGGAGAAACTTTAGCAGTGTATGGAATAGATATTCATTTGGATAAAATGAAATCCGAACTAATCAATTACTTTTTAAAAATTGGTCTGTTTGGATTGATCAGTTTATTATTTGTGAATGTTATTGTGTATTTTAGGATGAAATTAATATTTGAGCCGATTCGAAAATTAGTTTTTCTTGCACAAGAAATATCCAAAGGCAATTCAAATGTAAAATTTGATTACAACCAAGAAAATGAGGTTGGAAAAGTCTATCGAGCTATTGAAGACATGGTAATTAAGTTGAGAAGCTTAATGGAAAGAATGAAGAAGGCAGCCAAACTAATGACTGAGACAGGAGGAACTCTACTTCAGTCATCTAGTGAATCGATAGAGATGAGTAAAAGTATATCAGAATCTGCTAAACAACTCAATCATGTTGTAGAAGGACAAATTAGTAGTTTACAAGAAAGCAAACTAGCTATGGAAGAAGTAAGTGTTGCGTTGCATAGAATCAGTGTTGTATCTGCAGAGGTAAATGATGCAGCTTCAAGAAGTTATGAGGCGGCGGAAAGAGGCGAATCTCATCTAAGTTCTGTTATATTGGGAATGAATGATATTAAGTCATCGATTGAACATTCCGGTTCCATTGCGCAAGAACTTGGTAAAAGTTCACAAGAAATTGGTAAGATAGTTGATACAATAACTCAAATTGCTTCACAAACAAACTTGCTGGCTTTAAATGCTGCAATTGAAGCAGCGAGAGCAGGAGAACAAGGAAAAGGATTTGCCGTAGTTGCCGACGAAGTTTCCAAACTTGCAGATCAATCTACAGTATCAGCTAAAAGAATTCAGGTGATGATCTCTGATATTAGAGGCAAGATAGAAAATCTAACTATCAGCATGAAAGAAACAGAAAGCTCAATGGGAATTGGAACAAAGAGTATTTATGATGCTGAAGCTAATTTTCATGACATTGTCGAACTAGCAAAAAATGTTTCTGAACAGATTAGTGATGTCTCTGCTTCTGTTGAGGAGATTTCTGCGAGCAGTGATCAAGTAATTTCTAGCATGACTCAGAACCTTAGAATATCGCAAGACTCTTCCAAATCTTCTTTGAACGTAATGGAATCTTCCGAAATGCAATCGATTGCCATGTTACAAATTGAGAACAAAGCAAAGAACTTAGATGAATTTTCGAAAAGTTTAGAACAAATTGTTGCGGATCTGAATAGGTAA